From the Paenibacillus sp. FSL H8-0548 genome, one window contains:
- the isdC gene encoding heme uptake protein IsdC translates to MRKLSLLISFCFFIVVVLLVPPVVNAAEVADGTYSVDYVIKKAEDESASMANDYWEKPAKVIVENGKMTVQVVINHSKWVTEFKTPDGSGGYSAAKVISSNKDEDSRISQFSVADLTSTMLSKIHVTVPEIDYNHDYTIRFDFDEKSMKLISKPKTPEVKEEQPVATVQPTVAPKATAAPKATQTPAAGAKQDTAAAAATDKPAKESNVSSVLEAGKTTAKPAVTAEITAKPEASAQAIAPAQASPEVTVESEVQAEAEVSTAPADEPAAETAETTQQVESDSEDGEVQLASAPLIGESQPLKERSSGWITSSVLSVIIILAGVSFILIRNRKLKRK, encoded by the coding sequence ATGCGTAAGTTGTCATTATTAATAAGTTTTTGTTTTTTTATTGTTGTTGTTCTGCTTGTCCCACCTGTCGTAAATGCAGCTGAGGTTGCAGATGGTACCTATAGTGTCGATTATGTCATTAAGAAGGCTGAGGATGAATCTGCCTCTATGGCGAACGATTATTGGGAGAAGCCTGCTAAAGTCATCGTTGAAAATGGGAAAATGACCGTTCAGGTCGTTATTAATCACAGCAAGTGGGTCACTGAGTTTAAAACGCCAGACGGAAGCGGCGGTTATTCAGCAGCAAAAGTGATAAGCAGTAATAAAGATGAAGATAGCCGTATCTCACAATTCAGCGTAGCTGATCTCACTTCAACTATGCTCTCCAAAATTCATGTGACGGTACCAGAAATCGATTACAACCATGATTACACGATTCGGTTTGATTTTGATGAAAAGAGCATGAAGCTTATAAGCAAGCCGAAGACGCCAGAAGTCAAGGAAGAGCAGCCTGTGGCAACGGTTCAGCCAACGGTGGCACCAAAAGCGACTGCTGCGCCAAAAGCAACCCAGACGCCTGCAGCGGGAGCCAAGCAAGATACAGCGGCCGCAGCGGCGACGGATAAACCAGCTAAAGAGAGCAATGTATCATCAGTGCTTGAAGCAGGTAAAACAACAGCTAAGCCTGCTGTAACGGCGGAGATTACTGCAAAGCCAGAAGCTTCAGCACAAGCGATAGCTCCAGCTCAGGCATCTCCTGAAGTGACGGTAGAATCGGAAGTACAAGCAGAAGCAGAAGTTTCCACCGCCCCAGCGGATGAGCCTGCTGCAGAAACTGCTGAAACCACTCAGCAAGTCGAGTCTGATTCTGAAGATGGTGAAGTACAGCTCGCTAGCGCACCTTTAATCGGTGAATCCCAGCCTTTGAAGGAAAGATCGAGCGGCTGGATAACCTCGTCTGTACTATCAGTCATTATTATTTTGGCAGGAGTCTCATTCATACTCATTCGCAATCGTAAACTAAAACGAAAATAA
- the groL gene encoding chaperonin GroEL (60 kDa chaperone family; promotes refolding of misfolded polypeptides especially under stressful conditions; forms two stacked rings of heptamers to form a barrel-shaped 14mer; ends can be capped by GroES; misfolded proteins enter the barrel where they are refolded when GroES binds), which translates to MAKEIKFSEDARRAMLRGVDALANAVKVTLGPKGRNVVLEKKFGSPLITNDGVSIAKEIELEDAFENMGAQLVKEVATKTNDVAGDGTTTATVLAQAMIREGLKNVTAGANPMVIRKGIEKAVKAAVEELKAISKPIEGKQSIAQVASISSADDEVGQLIAEAMEKVGNDGVITVEESKGFVTELEVVEGMQFDRGYVSPYMITDTDKMEAVLDNPYILITDKKITSIQEILPVLEKVVQSGKQLLIIAEDVEGEAQATLVVNKLRGTFTCVAVKAPGFGDRRKAMLQDIAALTGGQVITEELGLELKSTDVDSLGSARQIRITKETTIIVDGSGNSADIVARVNQIRAQLEETTSDFDREKLQERLAKLSGGVAVIKVGAATETELKERKLRIEDALNSTRAAVEEGIVSGGGTALINVYKAVAAVKAVGDEQTGVNIVLRSLEEPLRTIAANAGQEGSVIVERLKNEEIGIGYNAATGEWVNMFEAGIVDPAKVTRSALQNAASVAAMFLTTEAVVADKPEPKGAGGGMPDMGGMGGMGGMM; encoded by the coding sequence ATGGCTAAGGAAATTAAATTTAGTGAAGACGCTCGTCGCGCAATGCTGCGCGGAGTTGATGCACTTGCAAATGCAGTTAAAGTTACACTAGGTCCAAAAGGTCGTAACGTAGTTCTTGAGAAAAAATTCGGAAGCCCGCTTATCACAAATGATGGTGTATCCATTGCGAAAGAAATCGAGCTTGAAGATGCATTCGAAAACATGGGCGCTCAACTCGTTAAAGAAGTAGCAACAAAAACAAATGACGTAGCTGGTGACGGTACAACTACTGCTACTGTTCTTGCTCAAGCGATGATTCGCGAAGGCTTGAAAAACGTTACAGCCGGCGCTAACCCAATGGTTATCCGCAAAGGTATCGAGAAAGCTGTAAAAGCTGCTGTTGAAGAGCTTAAAGCAATCTCTAAACCAATCGAAGGCAAACAATCGATTGCTCAAGTAGCTTCGATCTCTTCCGCTGACGATGAAGTGGGTCAACTTATTGCTGAAGCAATGGAGAAAGTCGGAAACGACGGCGTTATTACTGTAGAAGAGTCGAAAGGCTTCGTTACAGAGCTTGAAGTTGTAGAAGGTATGCAATTTGACCGTGGTTATGTATCTCCATACATGATTACTGATACAGATAAAATGGAAGCTGTCCTCGACAACCCTTACATTCTTATCACTGACAAAAAAATTACAAGCATTCAAGAGATCCTTCCGGTTCTTGAGAAGGTTGTACAATCCGGCAAGCAATTGCTAATCATTGCTGAAGACGTAGAAGGCGAAGCACAAGCTACACTAGTAGTGAATAAGCTTCGTGGAACATTCACTTGCGTAGCTGTTAAAGCTCCAGGCTTCGGCGATCGTCGTAAAGCAATGCTTCAAGATATCGCTGCTCTAACAGGCGGCCAAGTGATTACTGAAGAACTAGGCCTTGAGCTAAAATCAACTGATGTTGATTCTCTTGGTTCTGCTCGTCAAATCCGTATCACAAAAGAAACAACAATCATCGTTGATGGCAGCGGCAACTCCGCTGATATCGTTGCTCGCGTGAATCAAATCCGCGCTCAACTGGAAGAAACAACTTCCGACTTTGACCGTGAGAAGCTTCAAGAGCGTCTTGCAAAATTGTCAGGCGGCGTTGCAGTTATCAAAGTTGGGGCAGCGACAGAAACAGAATTGAAAGAGCGCAAGCTCCGCATCGAAGATGCTCTCAACTCCACTCGTGCAGCGGTTGAAGAAGGTATCGTATCGGGCGGCGGTACTGCCCTCATTAACGTATACAAAGCTGTTGCAGCTGTTAAAGCAGTTGGCGACGAGCAAACAGGTGTTAACATCGTTCTTCGTTCCCTTGAAGAGCCGCTTCGTACAATCGCAGCTAACGCAGGCCAAGAAGGCTCCGTTATCGTTGAGCGTTTGAAAAACGAAGAAATCGGTATTGGCTACAACGCTGCTACTGGCGAATGGGTGAACATGTTCGAAGCGGGTATCGTTGACCCTGCTAAAGTAACACGTTCTGCGCTTCAAAACGCAGCTTCTGTTGCGGCTATGTTCTTGACTACTGAAGCCGTTGTTGCTGACAAACCAGAGCCTAAAGGCGCTGGCGGCGGCATGCCTGATATGGGCGGTATGGGTGGAATGGGCGGAATGATGTGA
- the isdE gene encoding heme ABC transporter substrate-binding protein IsdE: MIRKNWYGFILLMAIVVVVVAGCSNVGSAATDNRVSTATSPTAEESKEPVPEPEQRVVSTTVAITEMLAALEVDLVGVPTSSKVLPARYDAVTKIGNPMSPDMELVKSLKPTQVLSVTTLEYDLKPVFEAAGMQASFLNLTSVESMNNALKELGDTYNKQVQAQAIIGKFDAKVAEIEHTVANREKPTVLILLGVPGSYLVATEKSYIGDLVRLAGGVNIAEGETVEYLASNTEYLHQSNPDVILRAAHGMPEEVVKMFDKEFQTNDIWKHFKAVQNDRVYDLEEALFGTTGNLYAVDAIDALMGMLYP, translated from the coding sequence ATGATTAGAAAGAATTGGTATGGATTTATACTTTTAATGGCTATTGTTGTTGTTGTTGTTGCAGGCTGTTCAAATGTGGGAAGCGCGGCTACGGATAATAGAGTTTCCACCGCAACTTCCCCCACTGCTGAGGAGTCGAAGGAGCCTGTTCCTGAACCGGAGCAGCGAGTTGTTTCTACGACAGTAGCGATTACGGAGATGTTGGCTGCGCTTGAGGTGGATTTGGTAGGAGTGCCGACAAGTTCGAAGGTGCTGCCTGCCCGCTATGATGCAGTAACGAAGATAGGGAATCCGATGAGCCCGGATATGGAGCTTGTCAAGTCACTCAAACCAACGCAAGTATTATCGGTTACAACGCTGGAATATGATTTGAAGCCCGTATTTGAAGCGGCAGGGATGCAAGCGAGCTTTCTGAATTTAACGAGTGTTGAGAGCATGAACAATGCGCTGAAGGAACTCGGCGATACCTATAATAAGCAAGTGCAGGCGCAGGCCATCATAGGCAAGTTTGATGCGAAGGTGGCTGAAATTGAGCATACCGTCGCTAATAGGGAGAAGCCGACAGTGCTGATTTTGCTAGGAGTGCCAGGCAGTTATTTGGTAGCAACCGAGAAATCCTATATTGGCGATCTTGTTCGTCTTGCGGGTGGAGTCAATATCGCAGAAGGCGAGACGGTGGAGTACTTGGCTTCCAATACAGAATATTTGCATCAATCAAATCCTGATGTTATTTTGCGCGCAGCTCACGGTATGCCTGAAGAGGTTGTGAAAATGTTCGACAAAGAGTTCCAAACGAACGATATATGGAAGCATTTCAAAGCGGTTCAAAATGACCGGGTATATGATTTGGAGGAAGCTTTATTTGGAACGACGGGCAATTTGTATGCGGTTGATGCGATAGATGCATTGATGGGGATGCTGTACCCTTAA
- a CDS encoding response regulator transcription factor: MVTYKIMIVDDDFHICEIVQAYCEREGFISACSHNGEAAMKLLTSFEPDLIVLDVMLANDNGIDWCRNARTYTNTPIVFLSSHEEDEVKISALSYGGDDYVTKPFSPGVLMAKIKAHLRRVSTGRREQLLELPGLTLDFYAQSVIMGSETIFLSKKEFGLLSYMAQNANRVVSIDALFQLIWGMESLEDTRTVAVHISNLRKKIESDPANPERIITIRGAGYMLIARSALQARA; the protein is encoded by the coding sequence ATGGTTACATACAAAATTATGATCGTCGATGATGATTTTCATATCTGTGAAATTGTTCAGGCGTATTGTGAGCGGGAGGGCTTCATATCCGCATGCAGTCATAACGGGGAAGCTGCTATGAAGCTGCTTACATCGTTCGAGCCTGATTTGATTGTGCTGGATGTGATGCTGGCTAATGATAACGGGATAGATTGGTGCAGGAACGCACGCACCTATACGAATACGCCGATCGTATTTCTGAGCAGTCATGAGGAGGATGAGGTCAAAATCAGCGCTTTATCCTATGGCGGGGACGATTATGTGACCAAGCCATTCAGTCCAGGTGTGCTGATGGCCAAGATCAAGGCTCACCTTCGCAGAGTGTCGACGGGCAGAAGGGAACAACTGCTGGAGTTACCGGGTTTGACGCTGGATTTCTACGCACAGTCCGTCATTATGGGTAGTGAAACCATCTTTTTATCTAAAAAAGAATTCGGTCTACTGTCCTATATGGCACAAAACGCCAATCGTGTCGTCAGTATCGATGCGTTGTTTCAGCTCATCTGGGGAATGGAAAGTCTGGAGGATACGAGAACGGTCGCTGTACACATCAGTAATTTACGTAAAAAAATCGAGTCTGACCCTGCCAATCCTGAGAGAATCATTACGATTCGGGGGGCAGGATATATGCTGATTGCCAGAAGTGCTTTACAAGCGCGTGCATAG
- a CDS encoding iron ABC transporter permease encodes MIKKIGSFIIVVILLAAAIIVSAMTGSIKVGAMELIQGLLSGTNDQVEVIKDLRFPRIIVSMLTGAALAVSGVLLQAVMKNPLADAGVIGISSGAGLVSLLVVTIFPGLFFWMPLFSFIGGAFACYLVYALSWKSGLSPLRLILVGIAINATFTGLGQSFNYRGSYAVTSVNQAISSIFTMKTWQDVNIIAIYGIIGLLLSLLLSSWCNMLSLQDKTAKNLGLRVTRARLLISVVAVLLASVATAIGGLIAFVGLLVPHIARILVGSDHKVLIPFSALGGALLILTADTLGRTVLAPTEIPASIIMTVIGGPFLIFMLRKSDRVHGN; translated from the coding sequence ATGATTAAAAAGATTGGAAGTTTCATTATCGTTGTTATTCTACTTGCTGCTGCTATTATTGTGTCTGCGATGACAGGGAGCATTAAAGTAGGTGCCATGGAGCTCATTCAGGGCTTGTTATCAGGTACAAATGATCAGGTTGAGGTCATTAAGGATTTAAGATTTCCACGAATTATCGTTTCTATGCTAACTGGTGCTGCGCTAGCTGTGTCTGGCGTTCTTTTGCAGGCGGTTATGAAAAATCCGCTCGCGGATGCTGGTGTTATCGGTATTTCTTCTGGCGCAGGCCTTGTGTCGCTGCTGGTCGTTACGATTTTTCCAGGCTTGTTTTTCTGGATGCCGTTATTTTCTTTTATTGGAGGGGCGTTTGCCTGCTATCTTGTATATGCGCTCTCATGGAAATCGGGTCTCAGCCCCTTAAGGCTGATTCTGGTCGGAATTGCAATCAACGCAACGTTTACGGGCCTTGGCCAATCGTTTAATTATCGCGGCAGCTATGCAGTAACGAGTGTCAACCAAGCGATATCGTCTATTTTTACGATGAAGACCTGGCAGGATGTAAACATTATTGCGATTTATGGCATTATAGGTCTGCTTCTTTCTTTACTGCTAAGCTCATGGTGCAACATGCTAAGCCTGCAGGACAAAACAGCTAAAAATCTTGGTCTCCGTGTGACAAGAGCACGCTTGCTTATTTCAGTTGTCGCGGTGCTGCTAGCGTCTGTAGCTACGGCAATTGGCGGATTAATCGCTTTTGTTGGCTTGCTGGTACCGCATATCGCACGTATTTTGGTGGGCTCTGATCATAAGGTGCTAATTCCATTCTCTGCACTCGGTGGAGCCTTGCTCATATTAACTGCGGATACATTAGGGAGAACAGTGCTTGCTCCGACTGAAATTCCTGCTTCTATTATCATGACGGTTATCGGCGGGCCGTTCTTAATATTTATGCTTAGAAAGAGTGATCGCGTTCATGGAAATTAA
- a CDS encoding ABC transporter ATP-binding protein, with translation MEIKEITFSYDKKQDQLKKISSTIAPGKVTTIIGPNGCGKSTLLGVMSQNYKPTAGEVILDGKALAQIKPKDLAKRLAVVHQQNEAPSDLTVEKLTSFGRLPYRSLFGQNEEEDEQAVEWALTCTNLQQKRTLTLDQLSGGERQRVWIAMALAQKTEIIFLDEPTTFLDIYYQIEILQLVRTLNQSHGLTIVMVLHDINQAIRYSDTIIVMKEGEIVTEGSPDRVITEAIVKSTYGVDVLLRQDDETGLYMIPISTS, from the coding sequence ATGGAAATTAAAGAAATCACATTTTCCTACGATAAGAAGCAAGACCAGCTTAAAAAAATAAGCAGTACTATAGCGCCTGGAAAAGTAACTACAATTATAGGTCCCAATGGCTGTGGCAAATCAACGCTGCTTGGCGTGATGTCTCAAAACTACAAGCCCACAGCAGGAGAGGTAATACTGGATGGCAAAGCACTTGCTCAAATCAAACCAAAGGATTTAGCCAAGCGGCTGGCGGTCGTTCATCAGCAGAATGAAGCGCCAAGCGATTTGACGGTTGAGAAGCTGACTAGCTTTGGGAGACTGCCATATCGGAGTCTTTTCGGTCAGAACGAAGAAGAGGATGAGCAGGCGGTAGAATGGGCGTTAACCTGCACAAATTTACAGCAAAAACGAACACTTACGCTGGATCAGTTATCCGGAGGAGAGCGTCAACGCGTCTGGATTGCGATGGCATTGGCGCAAAAAACTGAAATTATATTTTTGGACGAACCTACGACGTTTCTCGACATTTATTATCAGATCGAAATTTTACAGCTCGTTCGAACGCTTAATCAAAGCCATGGGTTAACGATCGTTATGGTGCTTCATGATATTAACCAAGCGATTCGTTACAGCGATACCATTATTGTTATGAAGGAAGGCGAGATCGTGACGGAAGGGTCGCCGGATAGAGTTATAACAGAAGCAATCGTGAAATCCACCTATGGTGTTGATGTGCTTTTGAGACAGGACGATGAAACTGGATTATATATGATTCCAATCAGCACGTCTTGA
- the groES gene encoding co-chaperone GroES, with the protein MIRPLGERVLIEAIAKEETTASGIVLPDSAKEKPQEGKVVAVGSGTLKDGVRVALEVKEGDRVLFSKYAGTEIKYEGKEYLIMKESEIHAIFE; encoded by the coding sequence ATGATCAGACCTTTGGGTGAACGAGTATTGATCGAAGCAATCGCGAAAGAAGAAACAACCGCTAGTGGTATCGTATTGCCGGACTCGGCAAAAGAAAAGCCACAAGAAGGCAAAGTGGTAGCAGTTGGCAGCGGTACGCTGAAAGATGGCGTTCGTGTTGCTTTGGAAGTTAAAGAAGGCGACCGCGTTCTTTTCTCCAAATATGCTGGTACTGAAATCAAATACGAAGGTAAAGAGTATTTGATTATGAAAGAAAGCGAAATTCACGCGATTTTTGAATAG
- a CDS encoding NEAT domain-containing protein: MSADTAVTLEDSITNAQALHDDADVGRLPGEYEESSKTALLAAIADATAVSEDEDADADEILDAKIALNLAVEQFAASAARLVYFSALHATNNAFSTMENYFERPATVITDNGVNYAIFKITRSASVGAFKVTQDGALVDTIILSSNTGANERIVKFKLDSFDTLITATVQTLATGYDMTHAIRLTFNNVNRGELSAAITAATTLHKNAIVGSLLGEYSEQSKAAYKAAIDAANLINADTGSTQLQIDNGISVLRAATAVFLPNGNYYIDFNVFKNGTTVISTMEGYLKTPALLKISGNSKKLYITEKSNFAIDSLKFNGLTAKVASQDDSSKTRVYYFEVSNLSEQIAGWVRVLVPAQNYVGEHDVQVQLNLSSIVATTDNIEEPNEPDQVDAAVLNEEIAAAEAAYADAVEGSAVGNFKAGSKVILSDAIAAAKAVAAALASQQAIDEAKTILAQALVVFKASKVVESGVTPPNTGLADGQYSINVTVLKDGTNEESVMQGYIVPTAKLVVSGSSKRIHLTLTQDKEITGFKMNGMNVSVESRDTSKNTRVVSFAVSDLSKVMNGWVSILWPEFNYDHDYDIQVKFNESSITKLGSDTVLIPDDVKTDVEEEEQPVVTPVAFKDVQGHWAQASIDKALLLGVVAGYADGSFRPNGEITRSEFAVLISRALKLTESTTTQAFNDDGTIPAWAQAHVASAVSAGFIGGYEDQTFRGKNQITRAELAVIIARAAKLPINEEAAPTFADASDIPVWAQKEVAAAVEAGLIEGKGNNTFDPNGKATRAEALTLIMKLLEEN; this comes from the coding sequence GTGTCAGCAGACACAGCGGTCACGCTAGAGGATTCGATCACAAATGCACAAGCGCTTCACGATGATGCGGATGTCGGAAGGCTGCCAGGTGAATATGAGGAAAGCTCGAAAACGGCGCTGTTAGCAGCTATTGCTGATGCAACAGCCGTTTCTGAGGATGAGGATGCTGACGCGGATGAGATATTGGATGCAAAGATAGCTCTTAATCTTGCGGTTGAGCAATTTGCAGCCTCGGCTGCTCGTTTAGTCTATTTCTCTGCTCTGCATGCTACGAATAACGCTTTCTCCACCATGGAGAATTACTTTGAGAGGCCGGCTACGGTTATAACGGATAATGGCGTTAACTACGCTATTTTTAAAATTACAAGAAGCGCATCCGTTGGCGCATTCAAGGTGACTCAAGATGGCGCACTGGTTGATACAATAATCTTAAGTTCAAATACCGGTGCAAACGAAAGAATTGTGAAATTCAAGTTAGATAGCTTCGATACGCTGATTACTGCGACGGTTCAGACATTAGCGACTGGCTATGATATGACTCATGCTATTCGTTTAACATTTAACAATGTGAATAGGGGAGAGCTTTCTGCCGCTATTACGGCAGCAACGACTCTACATAAGAATGCTATAGTAGGCTCACTGCTAGGTGAATATTCAGAGCAGTCGAAGGCTGCCTATAAAGCAGCAATCGATGCAGCAAATCTGATTAATGCAGATACGGGAAGCACACAATTGCAAATTGATAATGGAATAAGTGTACTTCGAGCTGCGACTGCAGTCTTTCTTCCAAACGGAAATTATTATATTGATTTTAATGTTTTCAAGAATGGTACAACAGTGATATCGACTATGGAAGGATATCTTAAAACTCCAGCATTATTGAAGATTTCAGGCAACTCCAAGAAATTGTACATTACTGAAAAATCTAATTTTGCGATTGACAGCCTGAAATTCAACGGCTTGACTGCAAAAGTAGCAAGTCAAGACGACAGCAGCAAAACAAGAGTATATTATTTCGAGGTGTCAAACTTGTCCGAGCAGATCGCTGGCTGGGTGCGGGTCTTAGTACCCGCTCAGAACTATGTAGGTGAACATGATGTTCAAGTGCAGCTTAATCTGAGCTCGATTGTAGCAACGACCGATAACATTGAAGAGCCAAACGAACCCGATCAGGTTGACGCTGCTGTATTAAATGAGGAGATAGCCGCTGCTGAAGCTGCATATGCTGATGCTGTTGAAGGCAGTGCGGTTGGCAACTTCAAAGCAGGCTCAAAAGTGATTTTGTCAGATGCAATTGCTGCTGCTAAAGCTGTAGCTGCTGCTCTTGCCTCACAGCAAGCTATTGATGAAGCAAAGACTATATTAGCGCAAGCATTAGTTGTGTTTAAAGCATCTAAAGTAGTTGAAAGTGGAGTTACACCGCCAAATACGGGCCTAGCAGATGGGCAATACAGTATTAACGTAACTGTTCTGAAGGATGGTACAAATGAAGAGTCGGTCATGCAGGGGTATATCGTTCCTACAGCTAAGCTGGTGGTATCCGGAAGCAGTAAACGAATCCATTTGACTTTGACGCAAGATAAAGAAATAACAGGGTTTAAGATGAATGGCATGAACGTAAGCGTTGAAAGCAGAGATACGTCTAAAAACACAAGAGTTGTTTCCTTTGCGGTGTCGGATTTGTCCAAAGTAATGAATGGCTGGGTGAGTATTTTATGGCCTGAATTTAACTATGATCACGATTACGATATTCAAGTTAAATTTAATGAATCCAGTATCACTAAGTTAGGCTCTGATACGGTGTTAATACCGGATGATGTTAAGACAGATGTAGAGGAAGAGGAGCAGCCGGTAGTGACGCCAGTAGCCTTTAAAGATGTGCAGGGACACTGGGCGCAAGCTTCTATTGACAAAGCGTTATTACTTGGTGTCGTTGCAGGCTACGCTGATGGAAGCTTCCGTCCGAACGGTGAGATCACTCGTTCAGAATTTGCAGTACTCATTAGTCGGGCGCTGAAGCTGACAGAAAGCACAACAACGCAAGCATTCAATGATGATGGCACGATTCCTGCATGGGCTCAGGCACATGTGGCAAGTGCAGTAAGCGCTGGGTTCATTGGCGGATATGAGGATCAAACTTTCCGTGGGAAAAATCAGATTACACGTGCGGAGCTTGCGGTTATTATTGCTCGTGCGGCGAAGCTGCCAATAAATGAAGAAGCAGCTCCAACCTTTGCGGATGCGAGTGATATTCCGGTATGGGCGCAGAAAGAGGTCGCTGCTGCTGTTGAGGCAGGACTCATTGAAGGAAAAGGGAACAATACATTCGATCCAAACGGAAAAGCAACGCGTGCAGAGGCACTAACACTTATTATGAAGCTTCTTGAGGAAAATTAA